The genome window ATTTTCATTCTGTTCACATAACTGacgtaaaaaaattttattacgctCTTTACTGTAATGTTGTTTCCTTCTTCTCACTTGTGCTGCTTCCACAATCATGAGTTGACTAACATCAGAATCTCCAGAGTCTAGTTGTTCCACTTCATAACGAAATAATTTTGCCGGTGGATGATACTGTTGTTCTTGTGGGTTCCTATGTAATAAGcttaaattacaataatatgaatgcacatacatatattcttcatttatacaatatagataaatattatacctattgttttctttattatataatttaatttgttgTTCTGAGGGTGCAATAACTTGAAGAACATGACAATCACACCAAGAATCCTCTGTAAAACTTGCTTCTACCATTTCACCAACGAAATAACGATCCCTTGCAAATTGATATACATCTTCTATCATTTCCTTAAAGGATGATCTATTCGTTTTACTGGCAAGATATAATATAGGTATACGTAGCTGTAATATAAAACACATAGTCAACaaatctaatattttaataatgtaacattaaatttttaatgaaatatcgcACCTCCATAGGAAATTCTTTAAGGCTTCTTTTTGCATTTTCTTCACATTGTAAAGCCTCCTCAAAGGTCATGTTAGTTCTGCCAGTTATACTACATGACCATATAAGTGAGTTACATAAAATAATCCTCTCACAAAATTCACTgcaatcataaaatatataacatccTAAATGCAATGTTATTAATATCAATGcaataacatttttctaaaagTGGATAGCAGATTTACATATCAttgcaaaaatgaaaataaacgcTTAAAAAACACGGATGTAAATATGCAATAGAGTAACAAAATAAAACtgagataatttaatttatgatcTTTTCGAAATTATCATGCAAGATTTAACTAATGACGATAGATAAAATTTACGTGCATGATCTAAATGTTTCCTATAATGTACTTTTCAGCTTTATCTATTGAGTAAAGAGTAAAAGGATATACAATAACAAATCATTAACTAGCACATCGACATGTATTATTTGCGAGAATAGCATCAAGAAAGCAAGATAATGTTGAAAGAATACGAGATATTTATGACTGAGAAATTGCATTAACGAAACTGCAGAATATGTTTCGAACTTATCTCAGCTGTCATGGTCTTACTTGTAGtccttgaaaatttcattggtaACCTCACAGTGGAAAACTTCGTCGTCGTCTTTAAAATCTGATGAAACGTGAAGACGTTGGAACGGCTGTTTACGAAGAAGCGGCATGTCGACACTTGGTAAATCTACGTCTTCGTTCACGTTTCTAACAAGTTATAATCAATTCTACGTCGAAGATAGTGCTATACTTTTTCCGAAACACCGAGAGACACATGCAACACACGCCAACTCTTataaacgcgtttaaagtttcaACTGCTTTTTAATTTCCCCTGGAACTTGTTGCGATTTACttgatttgaaattttgtttatttatacgcATTGAACATAAAACTTTGATATCGTTTCACGAAACATTTCGAGTCTCATGACAAAGCACGATTTAACGGTGCTCGTGGAAGCGCGCATTCACATCTGGCATCTCAAAGCCGGAAACCaataaaaagaataatcttGCCAACATAAAGGGATTATTTAAAACGCGGGAAATAAAGATAATCATGTAATAATGTTCATTGCGTTAATGCATTCAAAATTTTCGATTCGATAAACGTCTCTTCTTTTAACGATAAtacaatttctataattattacaaGTATTTGTGATATTATTCGTGAAGAAAATTCATtacgaattatataaaatataactgtaatatattatctttttcaAGTTGGTAATTAGTATCCGGTCTAGATATATAAATCTACTAAATTTGGCGGGAATTGTTCGCAATTTATCTAGGTAAAATCATTACGTTTTGATTTTCATAcagttataagtaataacagattctattataattactattattaaataactCGGAATTTTTCTGCTTAATCTTTGTAAATTACTATAAGATTGTACAAAATAAGcgttctaaatatattttatagaagttttattctctttttttacatataaataattattttaaatccatatttttattacaaaatattattccaACCATTCTGTAATGTATTGACACTTTGTAGGTGTAACATCACCAACATCACAACAATTTTTTCTCACCTGTATTTAAATATCTCTATATTATTAAGTCacaaaaaatatgtatgaaaaagaaaaataaaacagctTACCGGACAAATGCCGCAAGTAGATTTAATTAATCCAGGTGGACTTAATAAAGGTTCTACTGCTCTATATAAAGTGTTCCCATCGCCTGAAAGAGTACGTTCTACTTTTCCATCATAAACTAAGGTATTCAATATCATCTCCAAATCTTCAACTGATAACTTCACctataaatatttgcatttctttataatgccCACATATATAACTTGAAGAAAATTGTAATGATCATTCAAACCTTGCTTATTCCTAGATCAGAGATAAATTTCCATACTTCTTTAGATGAAGCAAATGTAACATTTCTAGCCATGATTGGTCCACCTCTACAAGAGTTCATTTGCTCCCTTTTATTCTCTAGAAATCTATAACATTGTTGATTAAGAACATCAACAAATTCTGCTTCAAAATCTTGATCTTGGTACCATGCACCTCCAGTTACAGATGTGTCTGGTTCTAAATTGTATAACATATATACTTTTTTCTTACTTGCTGCTACAGACTTAAcagctttgataaattttttaatttctaaactttttaaaattttatttaattgcgTGGGCATTAAATTGGATTTAAATCTTATATCACGAATCCAAATCCCTTTATTCCCCGCTTCTTCAATGATGGTATATACGATCTTTTCCTCATTATCTGCGCCTTTAGCTATTTTTGCTTTAGATGGATCCTTCAAACGATATAACAAGGAACCACCTTGCTTAAATAGATCAAAATGACCCTGAgataaaagtttatttataatttgagcTCTTTGAACAGGTTGCAAGTCTGGCATTTCAGTACTTAAGTCTTTATCAGATATTCCTTTTGGTCTTGTCTGTGCTAATGCAAGAAttctgaaaatttaaaataccaTATTTAGatacttttttcatatttcatttctgtaataataaaatatgagcagtctattatgtaataacataattatttatattgtacatGAGTAATGATTCTAACCTATATACGTGGTAAATgtcattaatttacattaataaaacgaaataaatcttACTTTTGTTCAATTGCATCATATGAATTTATATCTGCATTAGTTGTATCGTGTTCCTTCGAAGTACTAGCTTCGGTTTCCATTATACTtgtgtaatattaaaaatacaattcacTTGATTATCTTCAATATTTGTTAGGTTATGTTCACATACTTTCACTAAATTATCTGCAACCACAACGAtaagattaattatattaatacaattaattaaaattatttaggaAACATGgaaaattctttaaatgaaTCGGATACTGAAGATTCCTTGAATATTGCTACTAAAAACTGGGATCGAATTATTAGTACTGCTAAAAAGGTACAATTTGTATAccaattataattatagaaaagaCAATACCTACATTTTCTATAAACTGTACCACAACtttaaatatactattattttttaaaggaTGGTTACAGGGAAGGAGTAGAAGATGGGTCAAATTCTGTTTTTCAAAATGGTTTTGATAGTGGATATAAAGAAGGTTTTCAAACGGCTTTTATTCTAGGAAAGTTTAAAAGTTTATTAAACGCTATACCAAAGGATGTCGAGCATCcacaaaatataaaagaaatttttgataaaactaGAAGAGGCGCGTGTCATATATGTGTAGCAGAACTTCATAATGTCAATAATACACAGAAGAGTTTTGATGAAATCATCAATGAACAAAGGTCGTATTCAGTGAAAGTTCTTCAAACATCGTATGAGTATTTTCAACCATATGTAAAGCAATTAAATATTAGCGAATTTGATATATTAAAGATACGAGATGTTTCAGATTTAGAagataattaatttatcaatcaAAACagttttttgtatctttttattagCATGTATATTTTTATGCTTCAAACgtaaataaagaattttaattgcagaatttttataaatataacccTTCGGGAGATCCCTCCTTTTTCCGATACAAAACGCTCTCTTTAGATTTTTTGAAATCATCACTAGTAACTTTCATACGGCGTTCACGTAAAGCCATTAAACCAGCTTCAGTACATATGGCctataagataaaaatattgtttaatatatcatttaattctttttccattcaaataccattatatatataatgcttTACCTTTATATCTGCACCTGAAAGATCATCTTTAGCCATAATTAATTCTGCTAAATTTACATCAGGTGCTAAAGTCATTCTGCTAGTATGAATGCtgaatattcttctttttgttttttcatcAGGCAAAggaaattctatttttctatcaaTACGGCCAGGTCTGATTAATGCTGGATCTAATGTTTCAATTCTATTTGTAGCCATAACAACTTTAACATCTCCGCGACTATCAAAacctgaaaaataaaaatactttgttattaaaatgtaaaacataattataatactgtataattgaaattaaaatacttttcgTACCATCAAGTTGATTGAGGAGTTCTAACATAGTTCTTTGAATTTCACGTTCTCCACCACTATTGCTATCATACCGTTTTGTGCCTACAGCATCTATTTCATCTATAAATACAATAGAAGGGGCATGCTCTTCTGCAACCCTAAATAACTCTCTAACAAGTTTGGGACCATCTCCTAAATATTTCTGTATAAGCTCAGAACCAACAACTCTCAAAAAGGTTGCAGAGGTTTGATTAGCAACAGCTTTTGCTAACAATGTTTTTCCAGTTCCTGGAGGACCATAAAGTATGACTCCTTTTGGAGGTTTAATACCCATTTCTTCATAATACTCTGGATGTGTTAAAGGCAATTCTACAGATTCCTTGATTTCTTGAATTTGTGTATCAAGTcctaaataatgaaatatgtttGTGAattagtaatgttatataaaaatttgtaacagTAATGCAAATATTTCATACCACCAATATCTGCATAAGTTTCTTGTGGAGCTTTCTCTAGTTTCATTACTGTAACCATTGGATCTGTATCATCACCTAAAACTCCAACAACAGCATGAACTTTATGATTTAATAGAACAGAACATCCAGGTTCTAATTGATCCTTATCCACAAATGATAAAATTGATACATAATGCTCAGAGCCAACAGATGTAGAAACTATTGCATGATTATCATCAATAATTTCTTCTAATGTTCCAACAGACATTGGAGTTCCACGTAAGTCATCGACTTtagatctttcttcttcattcttttcttcttgtGGCTTTAGTCTTTCTTGATTTCGAATAAATTCTTCTTCCATTAACAAGTAATCTTTTATACGTTCTAACTTCAGAAGCTTTAGTCTACAACGTGTATGAGGTGTAACTTGTGGTAATTTTAAA of Bombus terrestris chromosome 5, iyBomTerr1.2, whole genome shotgun sequence contains these proteins:
- the LOC100652159 gene encoding protein YAE1, encoding MILTYIRGNMENSLNESDTEDSLNIATKNWDRIISTAKKDGYREGVEDGSNSVFQNGFDSGYKEGFQTAFILGKFKSLLNAIPKDVEHPQNIKEIFDKTRRGACHICVAELHNVNNTQKSFDEIINEQRSYSVKVLQTSYEYFQPYVKQLNISEFDILKIRDVSDLEDN
- the LOC100652038 gene encoding probable DNA-directed RNA polymerase III subunit RPC6 produces the protein METEASTSKEHDTTNADINSYDAIEQKILALAQTRPKGISDKDLSTEMPDLQPVQRAQIINKLLSQGHFDLFKQGGSLLYRLKDPSKAKIAKGADNEEKIVYTIIEEAGNKGIWIRDIRFKSNLMPTQLNKILKSLEIKKFIKAVKSVAASKKKVYMLYNLEPDTSVTGGAWYQDQDFEAEFVDVLNQQCYRFLENKREQMNSCRGGPIMARNVTFASSKEVWKFISDLGISKVKLSVEDLEMILNTLVYDGKVERTLSGDGNTLYRAVEPLLSPPGLIKSTCGICPVRKNCCDVGDVTPTKCQYITEWLE
- the LOC100651918 gene encoding 26S proteasome regulatory subunit 4, whose translation is MGQNQSGTSGTGSDKKDDKDKKKKYEPPIPTRVGKKKRRTKGPDAALKLPQVTPHTRCRLKLLKLERIKDYLLMEEEFIRNQERLKPQEEKNEEERSKVDDLRGTPMSVGTLEEIIDDNHAIVSTSVGSEHYVSILSFVDKDQLEPGCSVLLNHKVHAVVGVLGDDTDPMVTVMKLEKAPQETYADIGGLDTQIQEIKESVELPLTHPEYYEEMGIKPPKGVILYGPPGTGKTLLAKAVANQTSATFLRVVGSELIQKYLGDGPKLVRELFRVAEEHAPSIVFIDEIDAVGTKRYDSNSGGEREIQRTMLELLNQLDGFDSRGDVKVVMATNRIETLDPALIRPGRIDRKIEFPLPDEKTKRRIFSIHTSRMTLAPDVNLAELIMAKDDLSGADIKAICTEAGLMALRERRMKVTSDDFKKSKESVLYRKKEGSPEGLYL